One Tubulanus polymorphus chromosome 5, tnTubPoly1.2, whole genome shotgun sequence DNA segment encodes these proteins:
- the LOC141904910 gene encoding phosphatidylserine lipase ABHD16A-like, producing MSKLWQCIVGPALYRIHAVRGTQTEGRDYSPNAMENGGDQFVRWIRLCYTISCWTSPFLLTFLYRRSYFTPEGAVSLFELFGTIVIFFYGSKAVRGWGRLRNREYRAFLATLENARENYAKPDRKRALREYDFEFFAWPADFRWSDVRDDVDKPKIELPRSTSRSASTIRTLPCQVISYVMAHTFGRRMVYPGTTGLVSALMSSMLLEGRGKLIEEYRGDRAKLIARDANEIDTMFVDRRANGDENGRTLVITCEGNSGFYEVGCMVTPLDAGYSVLGWNHPGFGGSSGVPFPDQEQNAIDVVVQYAIHKLGFEVADIVIFAWSIGGYTASWAGMNYPGLKYIILDATFDDLLPLAVARMPQSWGSLVARTIRTYMNLNVAEQLIRYPGPVSLVRRSRDEMITTVADEVPDPATNRGNDLLTKLLRHRYPCLLCDDTAPALAQWLTGGAHARAQLLAEYPVDDDVCASTFASYVDENGRAFPTRVGEDFDVDTKTKFVLFLASKYMQDFESTHCTPLPVRFFREPWNV from the coding sequence ATGTCGAAATTATGGCAGTGCATAGTCGGTCCGGCATTATACAGAATTCACGCGGTTCGTGGCACCCAAACTGAAGGCCGTGATTACTCTCCGAACGCTATGGAAAACGGAGGGGACCAGTTCGTTCGCTGGATTCGTCTGTGTTACACGATCTCCTGTTGGACTTCGCCGTTCCTGTTAACATTCCTGTACCGAAGATCCTACTTCACTCCGGAAGGCGCCGTCAGTTTGTTCGAACTTTTCGGCACgatcgtcatttttttctacgGCTCAAAAGCCGTACGCGGCTGGGGACGACTCCGCAATCGGGAATACCGCGCGTTTTTGGCGACGCTGGAAAACGCGCGCGAAAATTACGCGAAGCCCGACCGTAAACGTGCGTTGCGCGAGTACGATTTCGAATTCTTCGCGTGGCCGGCCGATTTCCGCTGGAGCGACGTCCGCGACGACGTCGACAAACCGAAAATCGAACTTCCGCGATCGACATCTCGCTCGGCGTCGACGATTAGAACTTTACCGTGTCAGGTGATAAGTTACGTTATGGCGCATACGTTCGGTCGTCGGATGGTCTACCCGGGAACGACCGGGCTCGTATCGGCGTTGATGAGCTCCATGTTGCTCGAAGGTCGCGGTAAACTAATTGAAGAATATCGCGGCGATCGCGCGAAACTAATCGCGCGCGACGCGAACGAAATCGACACGATGTTCGTCGACCGTCGAGCGAACGGCGACGAAAACGGCCGTACGCTCGTGATCACGTGCGAGGGTAACAGCGGGTTTTACGAGGTCGGGTGTATGGTGACGCCGTTAGACGCTGGGTATTCGGTGCTCGGTTGGAACCATCCCGGTTTCGGCGGTAGCAGCGGCGTTCCGTTTCCCGATCAGGAACAAAACGCTATCGACGTCGTCGTGCAATACGCGATTCATAAACTCGGTTTCGAAGTCGCGGATATCGTTATTTTCGCGTGGTCGATCGGCGGGTATACGGCTAGTTGGGCGGGTATGAACTATCCcggtttgaaatatataattctaGACGCTACGTTCGACGATTTGTTGCCGTTGGCGGTGGCGCGTATGCCGCAGAGCTGGGGTTCGCTGGTCGCGCGCACGATACGAACGTACATGAATCTGAACGTCGCCGAGCAGTTAATCCGTTACCCGGGACCGGTGTCGCTCGTGCGTCGATCTCGCGACGAAATGATCACGACCGTCGCCGACGAAGTTCCCGACCCGGCGACGAATCGCGGCAACGATTTACTGACGAAGCTGCTGCGGCACCGTTACCCGTGTTTACTGTGCGACGACACGGCGCCGGCGCTCGCGCAATGGCTGACCGGCGGGGCTCACGCGCGCGCGCAACTTCTCGCCGAATATCCCGTCGACGACGACGTCTGCGCGTCGACGTTCGCGTCGTACGTCGACGAGAACGGTCGCGCGTTTCCGACGCGCGTCGGCGAGGATTTCGAtgtcgatacgaaaacgaagTTCGTATTGTTTTTGGCGTCGAAATATATGCAAGATTTTGAGAGCACGCATTGTACGCCGCTGCCCGTGCGGTTCTTTCGCGAGCCGTGGAACGTATGA